The Neofelis nebulosa isolate mNeoNeb1 chromosome X, mNeoNeb1.pri, whole genome shotgun sequence genome has a segment encoding these proteins:
- the MED12 gene encoding mediator of RNA polymerase II transcription subunit 12 isoform X13 has translation MAAFGILSYEHRPLKRPRLGPPDVYPQDPKQKEDELTALNVKQGFNNQPAVSGDEHGSAKNVNFNPAKISSNFSSIIAEKLRCNTLPDTGRRKPQVNQKDNFWLVTARSQSAINTWFTDLAGTKPLTQLAKKVPIFSKKEEVFGYLAKYTVPVMRAAWLIKMTCAYYAAISETKVKKRHVIDPFMEWTQIITKYLWEQLQKMAEYYRPGPAGSGGCGSTIGPLPHDVEVAIRQWDYNEKLAMFMFQDGMLDRHEFLTWVLECFEKIRPGEDELLKLLLPLLLRYSGEFVQSAYLSRRLAYFCTRRLALQLDGVSSHSSHVMSAQSSSTLPTTPAPQPPTSSTPSTPFSDLLMCPQHRPLVFGLSCILQTILLCCPSALVWHYSLTDSRIKTGSPLDHLPIAPSNLPMPEGNSAFTQQVRAKLREIEQQIKERGQAVEVRWSFDKCQEATAGFTIGRVLHTLEVLDSHSFERSDFSNSLDSLCNRIFGLGPSKDGHEISSDDDAVVSLLCEWAVSCKRSGRHRAMVVAKLLEKRQAEIEAERCGESEAADEKGSIASGSLSAPSAPIFQDVLLQFLDTQAPMLTDPRSESERVEFFNLVLLFCELIRHDVFSHNMYTCTLISRGDLAFGAPGPRPPSPFDDPADDSERKEAEGSSSSKLEDPGLSESMDIDPSSSVLFEDMEKPDFSLFSPTMPCEGKGSPSPEKPDVEKEVKPPPKEKIEGTLGVLYDQPRHVQYATHFPIPQEESCSHECNQRLVVLFGVGKQRDDARHAIKKITKDILKVLNRKGTAETDQLAPIVPLNPGDLTFLGGEDGQKRRRNRPEAFPTAEDIFAKFQHLSHYDQHQVTAQVSRNVLEQITSFALGMSYHLPLVQHVQFIFDLMEYSLSISGLIDFAIQLLNELSVVEAELLLKSSDLVGSYTTSLCLCIVAVLRHYHACLILNQDQMAQVFEGLCGVVKHGMNRSDGSSAERCILAYLYDLYTSCSHLKSKFGELFSDFCSKVKNTIYCNVEPSESNMRWAPEFMIDTLENPAAHTFTYTGLGKSLSENPANRYSFVCNALMHVCVGHHDPDRVNDIAILCAELTGYCKSLSAEWLGVLKALCCSSNNGTCGFNDLLCNVDVSDLSFHDSLATFVAILIARQCLLLEDLIRCAAIPSLLNAACSEQDSEPGARLTCRILLHLFKTPQLNPCQSDGNKPTVGIRSSCDRHLLAASQNRIVDGAVFAVLKAVFVLGDAELKGSGFTVTGGTEELPEEEGGGGSGGRRQGGRNISVETASLDVYAKYVLRSICQQEWVGERCLKSLCEDSNDLQDPVLSSAQAQRLMQLICYPHRLLDNEDGENPQRQRIKRILQNLDQWTMRQSSLELQLMIKQTPNNEMNSLLENIAKATIEVFQQSAETGSSSGNTASNMPSSSKTKPVLSSLERSGVWLVAPLIAKLPTSVQGHVLKAAGEELEKGQHLGSSSRKERDRQKQKSMSLLSQQPFLSLVLTCLKGQDEQREGLLTSLYSQVHQIVNNWRDDQYLDDCKPKQLMHEALKLRLNLVGGMFDTVQRSTQQTTEWAVLLLEIIISGTVDMQSNNELFTTVLDMLSVLINGTLAADMSSISQGSMEENKRAYMNLVKKLRKELGERQSDSLEKVRQLLPLPKQTRDVITCEPQGSLIDTKGNKIAGFDSIFKKEGLQVSTKQKISPWDLFEGLKPSAPLSWGWFGTVRVDRRVARGEEQQRLLLYHTHLRPRPRAYYLEPLPLPPEDEEPPAPTLLEPEKKAPEPPKTDKPGAAPPSTEERKKKSTKGKKRSQPAAKTEDYGMGPGRSGPYGVTVPPDLLHHANPGSISHLSYRQGSIGLYTQNQPLPAGGPRVDPYRPVRLPMQKLSTRPPYPGVMPTAMTGVMGLEPSSYKTSVYRQQQPTVPQGQRLRQQLQSQGMLGQSSVHQMTPSSSYGLQTSQGYTPYVSHVGLQQHAGPAGTMVPPSYSSQPYQSTHPSTNPTLVDPTRHLQQRPSGYVHQQAPTYGHGLTSTQRFSHQTLQQTPMIGTMTPLGAQGVQAGVRSASILPEQQQQQQQQQQQQQQQQQQQQQQQQQQQYHIRQQQQQQILRQQQQQQQQQQQQQQQQQQQQQQQQQQQQQQQQQQAAPPQPQPQSQPQFQRQGLQQTQQQQQTAALVRQLQQQLSNTQPQPSTNIFGRY, from the exons ATGGCGGCCTTCGGGATCTTGAGCTACGAACACCGGCCCCTGAAGCGGCCGCGGCTGGGGCCTCCCGATGTGTACCCTCAAGATCCCAAACAGAAGGAG GATGAACTGACGGCCTTGAATGTAAAACAAGGTTTCAATAACCAGCCTGCCGTCTCTGGGGATGAACATGGCAGTGCCAAGAACGTCAACTTCAATCCTGCCAAG ATCAGTTCCAACTTCAGCAGCATCATTGCAGAGAAGTTACGCTGTAACACTCTCCCCGACACTGGTCGCAGGAAGCCCCAAGTGAACCAAAAAGACAACTTCTGGCTGGTGACTGCGCGATCACAGAGTGCCATTAACACCTGGTTCACTGACCTGGCTGGCACCAAGCCACTCACACAACTAGCCAAAAAG GTCCCCATTTTCAGTAAAAAGGAAGAAGTGTTTGGGTACTTAGCCAAATACACAGTGCCTGTGATGAGGGCCGCCTGGCTCATTAAGATGACCTGTGCCTACTATGCAGCAATCAGTGAGACCAAGGTTAAGAAGAGACATGTCATTGACCCCTTCATGG AGTGGACTCAGATCATCACCAAGTACTTATGGGAGCAGCTGCAAAAGATGGCTGAATACTACCGGCCAGGGCCTGCAGGCAGTGGGGGCTGTGGTTCCACTATAGGGCCTTTGCCCCATGATGTAGAGGTGGCAATCCGGCAGTGGGACTACAACGAGAAGCTGGCCATGTTCATGTTTCAG GATGGAATGCTGGACAGACATGAGTTCCTGACCTGGGTACTTGAGTGTTTTGAGAAAATCCGCCCAGGAGAAGATGAGTTGCTTAAACTTCTGCTGCCCCTGCTGCTTCGA TACTCCGGGGAATTCGTTCAGTCTGCGTACCTCTCCCGCCGCCTTGCCTACTTCTGTACCCGGAGACTGGCCTTGCAACTGGACGGTGTGAGCAGTCACTCCTCCCACGTTATGTCTGCTCAGTCGTCAAGCACACTGCCCACCACTCCCGCTCCTCAGCCCCCAACTAGCAGCACACCCTCTACACCCTTTAGTGACCTGCTGATGTGCCCTCAGCACCGGCCCCTGGTTTTTGGCCTCAGCTGTATCCTTCAG ACCATCCTCCTGTGTTGTCCTAGTGCCTTGGTTTGGCACTACTCACTGACTGATAGCCGCATTAAGACTGGCTCACCACTTGACCACCTGCCTATTGCCCCCTCCAACCTGCCCATGCCAGAGGGCAACAGTGCCTTTACTCAGCAG GTCCGTGCAAAGTTGCGTGAGATTGAACAGCAGATCAAGGAGCGAGGACAGGCAGTTGAGGTTCGCTGGTCTTTTGATAAGTGCCAGGAAGCTACTGCAG GCTTCACCATTGGACGGGTGCTCCATACTTTGGAAGTGTTGGACAGCCATAGTTTTGAGCGCTCTGACTTCAGCAACTCTCTTGACTCCCTTTGCAACCGAATCTTTGGATTGGGACCTAGCAAGGATGGGCATGAG ATCTCTTCCGATGATGATGCTGTAGTATCATTACTGTGTGAGTGGGCTGTCAGCTGCAAGCGTTCTGGTCGGCATCGTGCTATGGTGGTCGCCAAGCTGCTGGAGAAGAGACAGGCTGAGATTGAGGCTGAG CGTTGTGGAGAATCAGAAGCTGCAGATGAGAAGGGTTCCATTGCCTCTGGCTCCCTTTCAGCTCCCAGTGCTCCCATTTTCCAGGATGTCCTCCTGCAGTTTCTGGATACCCAGGCTCCCATGCTGA CGGACCCCCGAAGTGAGAGTGAACGAGTGGAGTTCTTTAACTTGGTACTGCTGTTCTGTGAACTGATTCGACATGATGTTTTCTCCCACAACATGTATACCTGCACTCTCATCTCCCGAGGGGACCTTGCCTTTGGAGCCCCTGGTCCCCGGCCCCCCTCTCCCTTTGATGACCCCGCTGATGACTCTGAGCGCAAGGAGGCTGAGGGCAGCAGCAGTAGCAAGCTGGAG GACCCAGGGCTCTCGGAATCTATGGACATTGACCCTAGTTCCAGTGTGCTCTTTGAGGACATGGAGAAGCCTGATTTCTCA TTGTTCTCCCCTACTATGCCCTGTGAGGGGAAGGGCAGTCCGTCCCCTGAGAAGCCAGATGTTGAGAAGGAGGTGAAGCCCCCACCCAAGGAGAAGATAGAAGGGACCCTCGGGGTTCTTTATGACCAGCCGCGGCACGTGCAGTACGCCACACACTTTCCCATCCCCCAG GAGGAGTCATGCAGCCATGAGTGCAACCAGCGGTTGGTCGTACTGTTTGGGGTGGGAAAGCAGCGAGATGATGCCCGCCATGCCATCAAGAAAATAACCAAGGATATCCTGAAGGTTCTGAACCGCAAGGGGACAGCGGAAACTG ACCAGCTTGCTCCTATTGTGCCTCTGAATCCTGGAGACCTGACATTCTTAG GTGGGGAGGACGGGCAGAAGCGGAGGCGCAACCGGCCTGAAGCCTTCCCCACTGCTGAAGATATCTTTGCTAAGTTCCAGCACCTCTCACATTATGACCAACACCAGGTCACAGCTCAG GTCTCCCGGAATGTTCTGGAGCAGATCACGAGCTTTGCCCTTGGCATGTCATACCACTTGCCTCTGGTGCAGCATGTGCAGTTCATCTTTGACCTCATGGAATATTCACTCAGCATCAGTGGCCTCATCGACTTTGCCATTCag CTGCTGAATGAACTGAGCGTAGTTGAGGCCGAGCTGCTGCTCAAATCCTCGGATCTGGTGGGCAGCTACACTACCAGCCTGTGCCTGTGCATTGTGGCTGTCCTGCGGCACTATCATGCCTGCCTTATCCTCAACCAGGACCAGATGGCACAGGTCTTTGAGGG GCTGTGTGGTGTAGTGAAGCATGGGATGAACCGGTCAGATGGCTCCTCTGCAGAACGCTGTATCCTTGCTTATCTCTATGATCTGTACACCTCCTGTAGCCATTTAAAGAGCAAATTTGGGGAGCTCTTCAG CGACTTCTGCTCCAAGGTGAAGAACACTATCTACTGCAACGTGGAGCCATCAGAATCCAACATGCGCTGGGCGCCCGAGTTCATGATCGACACTCTGGAGAACCCTGCAGCTCACACCTTCACATACACAGGGCTAGGCAAGAGTCTTAGTGAGAACCCTGCTAACCGCTACAGCTTTGTCTGCAATGCCCTTATGCACGTCTGTGTGGGGCACCATGATCCCGATAG GGTGAATGACATCGCAATCCTGTGTGCGGAGCTGACCGGCTATTGCAAGTCACTGAGTGCCGAATGGCTAGGAGTTCTTAAGGCCCTGTGCTGCTCCTCTAACAATGGCACTTGTGGTTTCAACGACCTTCTCTGCAATGTGGAT GTCAGTGACCTGTCTTTTCACGACTCCCTGGCTACCTTTGTTGCCATCCTCATCGCTCGCCAGTGTTTGCTCCTCGAGGATCTGATTCGCTGTGCTGCCATCCCTTCACTCCTTAATGCTG ctTGCAGCGAACAGGACTCTGAGCCGGGGGCTCGGCTTACCTGCCGCATCCTCCTCCACCTTTTCAAGACACCTCAACTCAATCCTTGCCAGTCAGATGGGA ACAAGCCTACCGTAGGAATCCGGTCCTCCTGTGACCGCCACCTGCTGGCTGCCTCTCAGAACCGCATAGTGGATGGAGCTGTGTTTGCTGTTCTCAAGGCTGTGTTTGTACTTG GGGATGCGGAACTGAAGGGCTCAGGCTTCACTGTGACAGGAGGAACAGAAGAACttccagaggaggagggaggagggggcagtggcGGTCGGAGGCAGGGTGGCCGCAACATCTCTGTGGAGACAGCCAGTCTGGATGTCTATGCCAAGTACGTGCTACGCAGCATCTGCCAACAG GAATGGGTAGGAGAACGTTGCCTTAAATCACTGTGTGAAGACAGCAATGACCTACAAGACCCGGTGTTGAGTAGCGCCCAGGCTCAGCGCCTCATGCAGCTCATCTGCTACCCACATCGATTACTGGACAACGAGGATGGGGAAAACCCCCAGCGGCAACGCATTAAGCGTATTCTCCAG AACTTGGACCAGTGGACCATGCGCCAGTCTTCCTTGGAACTGCAGCTGATGATCAAGCAGACCCCTAACAAT GAGATGAACTCCCTCTTAGAGAACATCGCTAAGGCCACAATCGAGGTTTTCCAACAGTCGGCAGAGACAGGGTCGTCTTCTGGAAACACTGCAAGCAACATGCCTAGCAGCAGCAAGACCAAGCCTGTGCTCAG CTCTCTCGAGCGCTCCGGTGTATGGCTGGTGGCCCCCCTCATTGCCAAACTGCCCACCTCAGTCCAGGGGCATGTGTTAAAGGCTGCTGGGGAGGAATTGGAGAAGGGTCAGCATCTGGGGTCCTCTTCCCGCAAAGAACGCGATCGCCAAAAGCAGAAGAG cATGTCCCTGTTGAGCCAGCAGCCCTTCTTATCCCTGGTGCTGACATGTCTGAAAGGGCAAGATGAGCAGCGTGAGGGACTCCTCACCTCCCTCTACAGCCAGGTGCACCAG ATTGTGAATAATTGGCGAGATGACCAGTACTTGGATGACTGCAAACCAAAGCAGCTAATGCACGAGGCGCTCAAGCTGCGGCTCAACCTG GTGGGGGGCATGTTTGACACGGTGCAGCGCAGCACCCAGCAGACCACGGAGTGGGCTGTGCTGCTCCTGGAGATCATCATCAGCGGCACTGTCGACATGCAGTCCAACAA CGAGCTCTTCACCACTGTGTTGGACATGCTGAGCGTGCTCATCAATGGGACCCTGGCTGCGGACATGTCTAGCATCTCTCAAGGCAGCATGGAGGAAAACAAACGCGCCTACATGAACCTGGTGAAGAAGCTGCGG AAAGAGTTGGGGGAGCGTCAGTCGGACAGTCTGGAAAAAGTTCGCCAGCTGCTGCCACTGCCCAAGCAGACCCGAGATGTCATCACATGTGAGCCACAGGGCTCCCTTATTGACACCAAAGGCAACAAGATTGCCGGCTTCGATTCCATCTTCAAGAAGGAG GGTCTACAGGTTTCCACCAAACAAAAGATCTCTCCCTGGGATCTTTTTGAAGGCTTGAAGCCATCAGCACCACTCTCTTGGGGCTGGTTTGGAACAGTCCGGGTCGACCGGCGAGTGGCCCGAGGAGAGGAACAGCAGCGCTTGCTGCTCTACCACACGCATCTGAGGCCCCGGCCCCGTGCCTATTACCTGGAACCACTGCCACTGCCACCGGAAGATGAGGagccccctgctcccaccctgctCGAGCCTGAGAAAAAGGCTCCAGAACCCCCCAAAACTGACAAACCTGGGGCCGCTCCACCTAGTACCGAGGAACGCAAGAAGAAGTCCACCAAGGGCAAGAAACGCAGCCAGCCAGCCGCCAAGACAGAG GACTATGGAATGGGCCCAGGAAGGAGTGGCCCGTATGGTGTGACAGTGCCTCCAGACCTCCTGCACCATGCGAACCCTGGATCCATATCCCACCTTAGCTACAGGCAGGGCTCCATAGGCCTGTACACCCAGAACCAGCCGCTGCCGGCAG GTGGCCCTCGTGTGGACCCGTACCGCCCCGTGCGATTACCAATGCAGAAGCTGTCAACCCGACCACCTTACCCGGGAGTGATGCCCACGGCCATGACTGGAGTCATGGGACTAGAACCCTCCTCCTACAAGACATCTGTCTACCGACAGCAGCAGCCCACGGTGCCCCAAGGACAGCGCCTTCGCCAACAGCTCCAG AGTCAGGGGATGTTGGGACAGTCATCTGTCCATCAGATGACTCCCAGCTCTTCCTACGGTTTGCAGACCTCCCAG gGCTATACTCCTTATGTTTCTCATGTGGGATTGCAGCAACACGCAGGCCCCGCAGGTACCATGGTGCCCCCCAGCTACTCCAGCCAGCCTTATCAGAGCACCCACCCTTCTACCAATCCTACTCTTGTAGATCCTACTCGCCACCTGCAACAGCGGCCCAGTGGCTATGTGCACCAGCAGGCCCCAACCTACGGACATGGGCTGACCTCCACTCAAAG GTTTTCACACCAGACCCTGCAGCAGACACCCATGATAGGTACCATGACACCGCTGGGCGCGCAGGGCGTCCAGGCCGGCGTTCGATCGGCTTCCATCCTGCctgagcagcagcagcaacagcagcagcagcagcagcagcaacagcaacagcagcagcagcagcagcagcagcagcagcagcagcagtaccACAtccggcagcagcagcagcagcagatcCTACGG cagcagcagcaacagcagcagcagcagcagcagcagcagcagcagcaacagcagcagcagcaacagcagcagcaacagcaacaacagcagcagcagcagcaggcggcccctccccagccccagccccagtcccagccccag TTCCAGCGC